A stretch of Kyrpidia spormannii DNA encodes these proteins:
- a CDS encoding AbrB/MazE/SpoVT family DNA-binding domain-containing protein — MKEKDKSIQKEREKKVLATRTISSKGQVVIPAEVRRLLNIEPGDQVIFSLNDFGEIVMRAKKREKLSDLIGILPAKKRVDGDFEVIRKKARRIMAVRKHALREDE; from the coding sequence ATGAAAGAGAAAGATAAATCTATACAGAAGGAGAGGGAGAAAAAAGTGTTGGCTACTAGGACAATTTCCAGCAAAGGGCAAGTTGTTATTCCGGCAGAAGTTCGACGACTGTTAAACATTGAGCCTGGGGATCAGGTGATTTTCTCTTTGAATGATTTTGGGGAGATTGTAATGAGAGCAAAAAAGCGGGAAAAACTATCAGATTTGATTGGAATACTTCCTGCCAAGAAACGCGTTGATGGGGATTTTGAGGTTATTCGCAAAAAGGCCCGAAGGATCATGGCTGTCCGCAAGCATGCGTTAAGGGAGGATGAATAA
- a CDS encoding PIN domain-containing protein — MAECFWIDTNLLLRLITEDPEGMTKETLELVSFVDRGAIKLRASSMVVAECVWVLESVYEHKPGEIAKALRRYLTSNVIEFDEKEVVEGALDDYEQHNVDFIDAYVARKAKFSTTPRIITWDRDFRRLDIEWFKPPEIVKRVKEAQGQRE, encoded by the coding sequence TTGGCCGAGTGTTTTTGGATTGATACAAATTTGTTATTACGCCTTATAACGGAAGATCCAGAAGGAATGACCAAAGAAACATTGGAGCTGGTTTCGTTCGTTGATCGAGGCGCGATCAAACTAAGGGCTTCGTCTATGGTTGTTGCAGAATGTGTTTGGGTCTTGGAATCGGTCTACGAACATAAACCTGGGGAAATCGCCAAAGCATTGCGCCGATACTTGACGAGTAATGTGATTGAGTTTGACGAAAAAGAAGTGGTAGAGGGCGCGTTAGATGATTATGAACAGCATAATGTAGATTTTATCGATGCATACGTGGCGCGTAAGGCAAAATTCAGCACAACCCCTCGAATCATCACGTGGGATCGGGATTTCCGGCGCCTCGACATCGAATGGTTTAAACCGCCGGAAATTGTGAAAAGAGTTAAAGAAGCACAAGGTCAACGGGAATGA
- a CDS encoding MBL fold metallo-hydrolase, with amino-acid sequence MKLTRFGHYVQITFFPGVFPVNCYLVQEDDGATLIDAALPSSAKAIQRAAATFGLPIRRILLTHGHADHIGALDSLHMLLPDAEVMISRRDSRLLVGDTSVDPQEFQTRIRGGITPRTTRPTRYLEEGDRIGSLEVISCPGHTPGHVAFFDVRDRTLIAGDAFQTHGGIAVSGVVRPLFPFPALATWHKLTALGSARRLRDLRPSQLAVGHGKVLTNPLEAMNRAINKAEEVFKGEV; translated from the coding sequence TTGAAGTTGACTCGATTCGGCCACTACGTGCAAATTACATTTTTCCCAGGTGTGTTTCCTGTGAATTGCTACCTCGTTCAAGAGGATGACGGTGCAACGTTGATTGATGCTGCCCTTCCATCCAGCGCGAAGGCGATTCAACGTGCCGCTGCGACGTTTGGACTCCCCATCAGGCGAATCCTTCTGACTCACGGTCATGCGGACCACATCGGGGCTTTGGACTCTCTGCACATGTTATTGCCGGATGCCGAGGTCATGATTTCGCGGCGGGACAGTCGACTGCTTGTCGGTGACACCAGTGTGGACCCCCAGGAATTCCAGACTAGGATCAGAGGCGGTATTACGCCTCGCACGACCCGGCCCACTCGGTATCTGGAGGAGGGGGACCGGATCGGCAGCCTGGAGGTCATTTCGTGTCCCGGGCACACGCCGGGTCATGTGGCGTTTTTCGATGTGCGCGATCGAACGCTTATTGCGGGAGATGCGTTTCAGACGCACGGTGGAATAGCGGTCTCCGGCGTCGTCCGTCCATTGTTTCCGTTTCCGGCACTTGCGACGTGGCACAAGCTGACAGCACTAGGAAGTGCAAGACGGCTGCGCGATTTACGTCCGTCACAGCTGGCGGTGGGACACGGGAAGGTATTGACCAATCCCCTGGAGGCCATGAATCGTGCCATCAACAAAGCGGAGGAAGTATTCAAGGGGGAGGTCTAA
- a CDS encoding TetR/AcrR family transcriptional regulator: MAKKPRLDKVMITQAAGELADQIGLEKLTLSAVADHLKVRAPSLYNHIEGLDGLLRELSLLGMKELNRRLERAALGKSRADALASMLLAYRAFAKERPGVYTATLRAPKQGDSEVQSASQAIIETVLTVLRPCALSDQEAIHVIRGFRAIGHGFASLELEGGFGMDLSTDESYQRLIAMFLRSVCP; the protein is encoded by the coding sequence ATGGCAAAAAAACCTCGGCTGGACAAGGTGATGATCACACAGGCCGCAGGAGAACTGGCGGACCAAATCGGCCTGGAGAAACTCACCTTGTCTGCCGTGGCAGATCATCTGAAGGTCCGAGCACCGTCTCTTTATAATCACATTGAAGGACTGGATGGGCTTCTTCGGGAGTTGTCCTTGCTTGGCATGAAGGAATTGAACAGACGCCTGGAACGGGCCGCCCTGGGAAAATCCCGGGCCGACGCGTTGGCTTCTATGCTGCTGGCGTATCGTGCGTTTGCGAAAGAGAGACCGGGTGTGTATACCGCCACGCTGCGTGCTCCAAAACAAGGCGATTCCGAGGTACAATCTGCTTCTCAAGCCATCATTGAAACGGTGCTGACGGTGCTGAGGCCGTGTGCATTGAGCGACCAAGAGGCGATCCATGTCATTCGGGGCTTCCGTGCCATCGGTCACGGATTTGCCTCTCTTGAGCTGGAAGGCGGGTTCGGGATGGATTTGTCGACAGACGAAAGTTACCAACGACTGATTGCCATGTTTTTACGAAGTGTTTGCCCATAA
- a CDS encoding carbohydrate ABC transporter permease: MSRSTWWMHGMAAVSALLLLFPLLWMISTSLKTPEQVFGGGWLPHPATWMNYVEAFAGAPLGVYFKNTLIVAVLVTVGQVVTAILAAYVFGLFRFPGRDLLFYLVIGTMMIPIQVTLLPNYLLISSLGWLNTYLGAAAPQLANAFGVFFLRQHLLGFPRELLEAARVDGAGTWRTLWQVVVPVIRSPIVALVILVFVNTWNEYLWPLVVLTDPPMKTLTVGLQGFVSMEGGNNWGPLMAAATLTTLPALLLYLVAQRQIISSFMQSGLK; this comes from the coding sequence ATGAGCCGGTCGACCTGGTGGATGCACGGGATGGCGGCGGTGTCCGCGTTGCTGCTGTTGTTCCCACTGCTGTGGATGATTTCGACGTCCCTGAAAACCCCGGAACAAGTATTCGGGGGCGGGTGGCTCCCCCATCCGGCGACATGGATGAATTACGTGGAGGCCTTCGCCGGGGCGCCGCTCGGGGTTTATTTTAAAAATACCCTGATCGTGGCGGTGCTGGTGACGGTTGGGCAGGTGGTCACGGCCATCCTGGCGGCGTATGTGTTCGGCCTGTTTCGGTTCCCGGGGAGGGATTTGCTGTTTTATTTGGTGATCGGGACGATGATGATCCCGATCCAGGTGACCCTGCTTCCGAATTATTTGTTGATCTCCTCCTTGGGCTGGCTCAACACGTACCTCGGGGCAGCGGCGCCTCAGTTGGCCAACGCTTTCGGGGTGTTTTTCCTTCGCCAGCACCTGCTCGGTTTTCCCCGGGAACTGCTCGAAGCCGCCCGGGTGGACGGGGCGGGGACCTGGCGGACGCTGTGGCAAGTGGTGGTGCCGGTCATCCGATCGCCCATTGTGGCACTGGTGATCTTGGTATTTGTGAACACCTGGAACGAGTACCTCTGGCCGCTGGTGGTTTTGACCGACCCGCCGATGAAAACCCTGACCGTCGGCCTTCAAGGGTTCGTGAGCATGGAAGGTGGCAACAATTGGGGGCCGCTCATGGCGGCCGCGACACTGACCACCCTGCCAGCGCTTCTTCTCTATCTTGTCGCCCAGCGCCAGATCATCTCCAGTTTTATGCAGTCGGGGTTAAAATAG
- a CDS encoding carbohydrate ABC transporter permease: MERVLADTPVASESGKEARASRRALAGLGPYAYLLPVLAILGVFVYWPLVQTAILSLYEWNRVSPAKTYIGGRNYAELFGSRDFRLAVWNTLQYMFWILLGKGALPLIAAWAVAEITGPWHRVYRGVLFVPAVVSAAVASLLWLWILNPIGGVLNGLLQVFGIQGPMWLSDPHWVVVALSAVGAWKGFGLSFILYLAGLVNIPQEYVEAARVDGAGRWQIFWRVTWPLLMPTTVFVTLTSALEAVQDVFVPIQMLTQGGPNQASTNLVYLIWEQGFQFFRTGMASATSVVVFVAFLVLAVWQIRVIDRRLREE, from the coding sequence ATGGAGCGGGTGTTGGCGGATACCCCCGTCGCATCCGAGTCCGGGAAGGAGGCGAGGGCGAGTCGGCGCGCCCTCGCCGGACTCGGGCCTTACGCCTATTTACTGCCGGTGCTGGCGATTCTGGGCGTATTCGTATACTGGCCCCTGGTTCAGACGGCGATTCTGTCCTTGTACGAATGGAATCGGGTCAGTCCGGCCAAGACCTACATCGGCGGCCGCAATTACGCGGAACTCTTCGGAAGCCGGGATTTTCGGCTGGCCGTATGGAACACCCTGCAATACATGTTTTGGATTCTCCTCGGCAAAGGGGCACTGCCCCTGATTGCCGCCTGGGCCGTGGCGGAAATCACCGGGCCCTGGCACCGGGTTTACCGGGGTGTGCTGTTTGTGCCGGCGGTGGTGTCGGCGGCGGTGGCCTCGCTGTTGTGGTTGTGGATCCTCAACCCCATCGGCGGAGTTTTGAACGGGCTACTGCAGGTCTTCGGCATCCAGGGACCCATGTGGTTGTCGGATCCCCACTGGGTGGTGGTCGCCCTGTCGGCGGTTGGAGCCTGGAAAGGCTTTGGCCTGAGCTTCATCCTCTATTTGGCAGGACTTGTAAATATCCCCCAGGAGTACGTGGAGGCGGCCCGGGTGGATGGTGCCGGCCGCTGGCAGATTTTCTGGCGGGTCACCTGGCCCCTGCTCATGCCCACCACCGTCTTCGTCACTTTGACCTCGGCCCTGGAAGCGGTGCAGGATGTTTTTGTCCCCATTCAAATGCTGACCCAGGGCGGGCCCAACCAGGCCAGCACCAACCTCGTGTACCTCATCTGGGAGCAAGGCTTTCAATTTTTCCGGACCGGAATGGCTTCGGCCACCAGCGTAGTGGTGTTCGTCGCGTTCTTGGTGCTGGCGGTCTGGCAAATCCGGGTCATCGACAGGAGGCTGAGGGAGGAATGA
- a CDS encoding sugar phosphate isomerase/epimerase family protein, producing the protein MQERREENGKTDERGQWFVSALPLLGQGLTEILQTAREWEWPGVELVMDGEVWQHPGGAIQHIRKSLLGEDLPITLHAPVFEINLANPLYPEQRLLAERQYVGALVTAAELGAGHVVIHPGYGSRTYDRDLAQSFAREHLARLCKMAERLGVLMVVENAGVGPAALFDQNEFAALIEEFYSPYCGAIVDIGHAFANGWDLPGLFAALGDRVRAVHIHDNGGSADEHLPLGHGHLPWAEVERAIRALPSPVHQVIEYREDTDLEVIRSHVARLTGRERAKAGGI; encoded by the coding sequence ATGCAGGAACGACGAGAAGAAAACGGGAAAACCGACGAGCGGGGACAGTGGTTCGTGTCCGCCCTGCCCTTGCTGGGCCAGGGGCTAACCGAGATTCTCCAGACCGCCCGGGAGTGGGAGTGGCCTGGGGTGGAGCTCGTCATGGACGGCGAGGTGTGGCAGCACCCCGGCGGGGCGATTCAACACATTCGTAAGAGCCTGCTCGGAGAAGATCTGCCCATCACCCTCCACGCGCCGGTGTTCGAGATCAATTTGGCGAACCCCCTTTATCCGGAACAACGGCTCCTGGCCGAGCGCCAGTACGTGGGCGCCCTGGTCACGGCGGCGGAACTGGGCGCTGGCCACGTGGTGATTCATCCCGGGTACGGCTCCCGCACCTACGACCGGGATCTGGCCCAGTCTTTTGCCCGGGAGCACTTGGCCCGGCTGTGCAAAATGGCCGAGCGCCTAGGCGTGCTCATGGTGGTGGAGAACGCCGGGGTGGGGCCCGCCGCTTTGTTCGACCAGAACGAGTTCGCGGCGTTGATCGAAGAATTTTATTCCCCTTATTGCGGGGCCATCGTCGACATCGGCCACGCCTTCGCCAACGGGTGGGACCTGCCCGGTTTGTTCGCCGCCCTGGGGGACCGGGTCCGGGCGGTGCACATCCACGACAACGGCGGATCGGCGGACGAGCACCTGCCCCTCGGTCACGGGCACCTGCCCTGGGCGGAGGTGGAGCGGGCGATCCGGGCCCTGCCCAGTCCCGTTCATCAGGTGATCGAATATCGAGAGGACACGGACCTCGAGGTGATCCGCTCCCACGTCGCTCGGCTCACGGGTAGGGAGCGGGCGAAGGCCGGGGGGATCTGA
- a CDS encoding ABC transporter substrate-binding protein codes for MKRMGIAAAVLAVATVLAGCGGTTSTPAGGSQPVTIEYYHVNSDSFGGPAVRELVQKFNQTHKDVQVVDRFQPDMYAGLMQNLQSAIAAGKPPAVSQISYSHLDYAAGNFPHVAIADLFKDDPTFLSDFPSNILDLGKVKGKVEGIPYSISNPVIYYNADLFKKAGLDPANPPKTWDEVRTMGKTIKDKTGAWGAFIRNEDNWSTQALIESNGGHIVNPDGTLGLTDPPAVQAIQMWGDMVNKDKIMPNVTYQEAQQAFLSGKLAMYIATVAELASLKKQATFDLRTALYPTFGDKPRKVPAGGNVLMVFAKDPAQQKAAMEFIQFLESPDNLKTWSLGTGYLPSRLAAGGQDVTQALLQAQPLMKPAVEQLKEAVPWKNIPGPNSLQGEKILLDARMSVLAGKNDAQSALQSAKDRITPLLPKP; via the coding sequence ATGAAGCGGATGGGGATCGCGGCGGCGGTTTTGGCGGTGGCCACGGTCTTGGCGGGCTGTGGAGGTACCACATCAACTCCGGCGGGCGGCAGTCAACCCGTGACCATCGAATATTACCACGTGAATTCCGATAGCTTTGGCGGGCCGGCGGTGCGGGAATTGGTCCAGAAGTTCAACCAGACCCACAAGGACGTCCAGGTGGTGGACCGTTTTCAACCCGACATGTACGCCGGGCTCATGCAAAACCTCCAATCGGCCATTGCGGCGGGCAAACCCCCGGCGGTGTCCCAGATCAGCTACAGCCATTTGGACTATGCGGCGGGGAATTTTCCCCACGTCGCCATCGCGGACCTGTTCAAAGACGATCCGACGTTTTTGAGCGATTTTCCGAGCAATATTCTCGATTTGGGCAAGGTCAAAGGCAAAGTCGAGGGCATTCCCTACTCGATCAGCAATCCGGTGATTTATTATAACGCCGACCTGTTCAAGAAGGCCGGACTCGACCCCGCCAATCCCCCGAAGACCTGGGATGAAGTCCGGACCATGGGGAAGACGATCAAAGACAAGACCGGAGCCTGGGGGGCATTTATCCGCAATGAGGATAACTGGTCGACCCAAGCGCTGATCGAATCCAACGGCGGTCACATCGTGAATCCGGACGGCACCCTGGGACTCACCGATCCCCCGGCGGTTCAGGCGATTCAGATGTGGGGCGACATGGTCAATAAAGACAAGATCATGCCCAATGTGACCTATCAAGAAGCCCAGCAGGCGTTTCTGTCGGGAAAATTGGCCATGTACATCGCCACGGTGGCGGAGTTGGCCAGCCTGAAGAAGCAGGCGACCTTCGATCTGCGCACGGCCCTTTACCCGACCTTCGGGGACAAACCCCGGAAAGTGCCGGCCGGCGGTAACGTGCTCATGGTGTTCGCCAAAGATCCCGCCCAGCAAAAGGCGGCCATGGAGTTTATCCAATTCCTCGAGTCTCCCGACAACCTGAAAACGTGGTCCCTGGGCACGGGCTACCTGCCCTCCCGGTTGGCGGCCGGGGGCCAGGACGTCACCCAGGCCCTGCTTCAAGCCCAGCCACTGATGAAACCGGCGGTGGAACAGCTCAAAGAGGCGGTGCCGTGGAAAAATATCCCTGGTCCGAACAGCCTGCAGGGAGAAAAAATCCTTTTGGACGCCCGGATGAGTGTGTTGGCCGGCAAAAATGATGCCCAGTCAGCGTTGCAGTCGGCGAAAGATCGAATCACTCCGCTTCTGCCAAAGCCGTGA
- a CDS encoding glycerol-3-phosphate responsive antiterminator, with product MPGEGAIMHKQSEERLRFRGSIILSVHEESLIETALATPVEDVFLLIGDVCTLPGYLEQLRRHGKRVFLHMDMAKGLSPDKAALRYVAETLRPAGIVSTKSQVVRAAKSLGLAAVQRLFLIDRPALELGLRTLAENRPDAVEIMPGLMPRVIREVVDRVSIPVIAGGLIQAPDEVGQALAAGARAVSLGRPELWRWTEDQVRTIQQKGADPE from the coding sequence ATGCCGGGAGAGGGGGCGATCATGCACAAGCAGTCGGAGGAACGGCTTCGGTTCCGGGGTTCGATCATTCTCTCGGTACACGAAGAGTCCTTGATTGAGACGGCTTTGGCCACGCCGGTGGAAGACGTGTTCCTGCTGATCGGGGATGTGTGCACCCTGCCGGGGTATTTGGAACAGCTGCGCCGGCACGGGAAACGGGTTTTTCTGCACATGGACATGGCCAAGGGCCTGTCGCCGGACAAAGCGGCACTGCGATACGTGGCGGAAACGCTTCGCCCGGCAGGGATCGTCTCGACAAAAAGTCAGGTGGTTCGGGCGGCGAAGAGCCTGGGTCTCGCGGCGGTGCAGCGGCTGTTTCTCATCGATCGGCCGGCCCTGGAGTTGGGGCTGCGCACCCTGGCGGAAAATCGCCCGGACGCCGTGGAGATCATGCCCGGCCTGATGCCCCGGGTCATCCGAGAAGTGGTGGATCGGGTGTCCATTCCGGTGATCGCCGGAGGGCTGATCCAGGCACCGGATGAGGTGGGACAGGCTCTGGCGGCGGGAGCCCGTGCGGTTTCCCTGGGGCGGCCGGAGTTGTGGCGGTGGACGGAAGACCAGGTACGGACAATCCAACAAAAAGGAGCGGATCCGGAATGA
- a CDS encoding ArsR/SmtB family transcription factor gives MQDDLASWRPAGGQGSCEVFGYDPEKVQRRRRELHVTEGMADLFKVLADDTRLKLVYALCREDELCVCDVATILGITNANASHHLRLLSHMGLAASRREGKMVFYRLQSPHVRHLLQEVLRLYGRGESGGCAE, from the coding sequence TTGCAGGACGATCTTGCGTCGTGGCGCCCGGCGGGAGGCCAGGGGAGTTGCGAGGTGTTCGGCTATGACCCGGAGAAGGTGCAGCGGCGCCGGCGAGAGCTGCACGTGACCGAAGGCATGGCCGATCTGTTCAAAGTGTTGGCGGATGATACCCGCTTAAAACTCGTCTATGCCCTCTGTCGGGAAGATGAGTTGTGCGTGTGCGACGTGGCCACCATCCTGGGGATCACCAACGCCAATGCGTCCCATCACCTGCGGTTGCTCTCACATATGGGCCTTGCCGCCAGTCGTCGGGAGGGCAAAATGGTCTTTTACCGCCTGCAAAGTCCCCATGTCCGCCACCTCCTTCAAGAAGTACTGCGGCTATATGGAAGGGGGGAGTCGGGTGGCTGTGCCGAATGA
- a CDS encoding cation transporter, whose amino-acid sequence MAVPNDRLQDRAPGVAEKPGQSGNSPDPVRPQEHVYRLANVSCADCAAKFEDKVKRAPGVLDARVLFGSSQLIVVGQPLSGVKPWRTTPWTGPAARSAPWRRWLPPGRWFAGRDGK is encoded by the coding sequence GTGGCTGTGCCGAATGACCGCCTGCAGGATCGAGCCCCCGGGGTCGCGGAGAAACCGGGCCAATCCGGGAATAGCCCGGATCCGGTCCGGCCCCAGGAACATGTGTATCGGTTGGCGAATGTGAGCTGCGCCGATTGTGCCGCGAAATTTGAAGACAAAGTCAAACGAGCACCCGGGGTGCTGGATGCCCGGGTGCTCTTCGGATCCTCCCAATTGATCGTGGTCGGGCAACCACTGAGTGGAGTGAAGCCTTGGAGAACCACGCCATGGACCGGGCCCGCCGCTCGATCCGCTCCCTGGCGGAGATGGCTCCCACCCGGGCGATGGTTCGCCGGGAGGGACGGGAAATGA
- a CDS encoding heavy metal translocating P-type ATPase — translation MDRARRSIRSLAEMAPTRAMVRREGREMILPVEAIRIGDVMIVRPGEKIALDGRVIRGRSEVNEAAITGESLPLAKEAGDQVFAGSLNHSGAIEVEVTTRAEDSTLARVIALVEKAEAERAPTQEFVNRFARVYTPAVTVLAVGMALIPPLVWGAAWQPSIYEALALLMVACPCALVVSTPLAVVTAMGVAARNGVLIKGGIHLENIGRLRAMAFDKTGTLTLGEPVVTDVVGLQNITEEDILRVAAGIERYSEHPLAGAILRAAADRGLTPGEVEDFESFPGRGARGTVGGAEYWIGSPPWFKERGVDLAAVDHRIRGFQEEGKTLVLLGRRDTVTALIALADRVRPSAREVVANLKMAGIGPTVLLTGDNQATARAIGRTVGVDEVRAGLLPEDKIRAVSELRQWYGRVGMVGDGVNDAPALAAATTGIAMGTSGTDLALEAADVALMNDDLSKVPFAVHLGRVTLRIIQQNIFIALFMKTAALLLAFPGWLTLWLAIVGDMGATLLVTANSLRLLRVRPSRCRSFITIRRRKHISANRVSQGLATAHKNINKD, via the coding sequence ATGGACCGGGCCCGCCGCTCGATCCGCTCCCTGGCGGAGATGGCTCCCACCCGGGCGATGGTTCGCCGGGAGGGACGGGAAATGATTTTGCCCGTCGAGGCCATCCGGATCGGTGACGTGATGATCGTGCGGCCAGGGGAAAAAATTGCCCTGGACGGAAGGGTGATCCGGGGGCGCAGCGAGGTGAACGAGGCGGCCATTACCGGCGAGTCGCTCCCCTTGGCCAAAGAAGCTGGCGATCAGGTGTTTGCCGGGTCACTGAACCATTCGGGCGCCATCGAGGTCGAAGTGACCACCCGGGCTGAGGACAGCACCCTGGCGAGGGTCATTGCCCTGGTGGAAAAAGCCGAGGCCGAGCGGGCCCCGACCCAGGAGTTTGTCAACCGTTTCGCCAGAGTTTACACACCGGCGGTTACGGTTCTGGCGGTGGGCATGGCCCTCATTCCGCCTCTCGTCTGGGGTGCGGCTTGGCAGCCGTCTATCTATGAAGCGTTGGCCCTGCTCATGGTGGCCTGTCCCTGTGCCCTGGTGGTTTCGACCCCGCTGGCGGTGGTGACGGCGATGGGCGTGGCGGCCCGAAACGGGGTGCTGATCAAGGGTGGCATTCATTTGGAAAATATCGGCCGTCTCCGGGCGATGGCCTTTGACAAGACGGGTACATTGACCCTGGGCGAGCCGGTGGTCACGGACGTGGTCGGACTCCAAAATATTACTGAAGAAGACATCCTCCGGGTGGCGGCGGGGATTGAGCGCTATTCGGAGCATCCGTTGGCCGGGGCGATCCTGCGCGCAGCCGCAGACCGCGGCCTCACTCCCGGGGAAGTGGAGGATTTTGAGAGCTTTCCCGGACGGGGGGCGCGAGGGACGGTGGGTGGCGCGGAGTATTGGATCGGTAGTCCCCCTTGGTTCAAGGAGCGCGGGGTGGACCTGGCGGCCGTGGACCATCGAATTCGGGGATTTCAGGAGGAGGGGAAAACGCTGGTGCTTCTCGGGCGAAGGGACACCGTGACCGCCTTGATTGCCCTGGCCGACCGGGTGCGGCCTTCGGCCCGGGAGGTGGTCGCGAACCTCAAAATGGCCGGGATCGGGCCCACGGTTCTGTTAACCGGCGACAATCAGGCGACTGCCCGGGCGATCGGCCGGACCGTGGGTGTGGACGAGGTGCGAGCAGGGTTGCTTCCCGAGGACAAGATCCGAGCCGTTTCCGAACTAAGGCAATGGTACGGTCGGGTGGGGATGGTGGGCGACGGGGTGAATGACGCCCCGGCCCTGGCTGCTGCCACCACCGGAATCGCCATGGGGACTTCGGGGACCGATCTCGCACTGGAGGCCGCAGATGTCGCTTTGATGAACGACGATCTGTCGAAAGTTCCCTTCGCCGTCCACTTGGGTCGAGTCACCTTGCGGATCATTCAACAAAATATTTTCATCGCCCTTTTCATGAAGACTGCGGCTTTACTCCTCGCATTCCCCGGCTGGCTCACCTTGTGGCTCGCCATCGTCGGCGACATGGGCGCCACCCTTTTGGTTACCGCCAACTCCCTGCGCCTGTTGCGGGTTCGACCCTCAAGATGCAGGAGTTTTATCACGATTAGACGGCGCAAACATATCAGTGCGAATCGTGTATCGCAGGGGCTCGCAACTGCTCACAAAAACATCAATAAAGATTGA
- a CDS encoding YlbF family regulator produces MNPYDYAHGLARALRESEWYRNLKEAKERLEADPEALRMAHDIRRRTLELQLKSMGGQTVTTEEQEQLRKLQEVAMLHSVVRAYLEAESRLSVVMDDIQRILAEAIAPVVDLPGKRETETSEHR; encoded by the coding sequence GTGAATCCGTATGATTACGCACATGGGCTTGCGAGGGCGCTTCGGGAGAGTGAATGGTATCGGAACCTCAAAGAGGCCAAGGAACGATTGGAGGCCGATCCGGAAGCTTTGCGGATGGCCCATGATATCCGGCGCCGCACGTTAGAACTTCAACTCAAGTCGATGGGCGGGCAAACGGTAACCACCGAAGAGCAGGAGCAGTTGCGCAAGCTCCAGGAGGTGGCTATGTTGCACTCCGTCGTTCGGGCGTATTTAGAGGCGGAGTCGAGATTATCTGTAGTCATGGACGATATTCAGCGGATTCTCGCTGAGGCGATTGCCCCTGTGGTTGACTTGCCCGGTAAAAGGGAGACAGAGACATCGGAGCATCGGTGA
- a CDS encoding IS607 family transposase: MISADRTFCISPFLWRCLPSQTVALLLFIVDGNLQRQRERLERYAEERGYDVVRVFSEQASGVGENRKQLAALLKLAEDGEIDRVLIEYPDRLARFGYRYLERFFESHGVTVESTHKTEPKTSQQELVEDLLTIITVFSARMYGKRSQEFRKKIGQAMKEMGGEGAGRGHQDDPDRDSQGGPPVQDGGAGDDQGHL; this comes from the coding sequence GTGATCTCGGCCGACCGCACGTTTTGTATTTCTCCTTTTCTCTGGCGGTGTCTTCCGTCTCAGACGGTTGCCCTGCTTCTCTTTATTGTGGACGGCAATCTCCAGCGGCAACGGGAACGGCTGGAGCGGTACGCGGAAGAACGCGGGTACGATGTGGTCCGGGTGTTTTCCGAACAGGCGTCGGGGGTGGGCGAGAACCGGAAACAACTGGCGGCCCTGCTCAAACTCGCCGAAGACGGGGAGATCGACCGGGTACTGATTGAATACCCGGACAGGCTGGCGCGGTTCGGATACCGGTATCTGGAACGGTTTTTCGAGAGCCACGGGGTGACGGTCGAGTCCACTCACAAGACCGAGCCGAAGACATCCCAGCAGGAGCTGGTGGAGGATCTGTTGACGATCATCACCGTGTTTTCAGCCCGGATGTACGGCAAGCGGTCGCAGGAGTTCCGGAAAAAGATCGGGCAGGCCATGAAAGAGATGGGGGGTGAGGGCGCTGGCCGCGGTCATCAAGACGATCCGGATCGGGATTCACAGGGAGGTCCACCGGTGCAAGACGGAGGCGCTGGAGATGACCAAGGACATCTATAA